Genomic window (Falco cherrug isolate bFalChe1 chromosome 4, bFalChe1.pri, whole genome shotgun sequence):
GGACGGGGTGGGGACGGTAGGCGGAGCCTGGGGTAGGGGTGGGGCACTCCGCGGCGGCTGCAGTGAGCGCTGCCGCCGGCCGGTGCGCACGGGGCTCCGGACGCAGGGGCGGGGCCGCCACCGCCTGAGGGCGGGCCTGCTGCGAGGGGCGCGGCCTGCTGCGAGGGGCGCGGCCTGCTGCGAGGGGCGCGGCCTGCTGCCAGGGGCGTGGCCTGCTGCCAGGGGCTGAGGGGCGAGCCTGCCGTGAGGGGCGGGGCCTGCTATGAGCAGCGGGCCTGCCGTGAGGGGCGGGGCCTGCTGTGAGGGGCGGGGCCTGCTGTGAGGGGCGGGCCCGCCGTGAGGGGAGGCCGGCAGCGGGGACTCGGCTCCGCCTCGTCCCCTCCCGCCTTCCCCCGAGGGGGCCCGGCGGACTGGTCCTTGGCCGCCCTCCCGCGTCCCCAGAGGTGGATTTCAGGCGAGGTACGCGGGGCTCCGCCCGTTGCGCCTGCCCGGGCCCGAGCCCTGAGGCGGGGTGCCCTCAGTCGGGGTGCCCCCGGGCAGGGCCTGACTGGCCCCCAAAGGGAGCGATGCACGGAGGGCGGGAACGAGCAAGTTGCTCAAGCTCTGTGTAAAAGAGAGGGCTGAGGGACCGTCGCTGGGGCTCTCCATCCCTTTGAAAGGACAGGCAGGAGcttaaatttcagaatttcttctgtGGCAAAGGTACAacaggggaagcaggaggaCTGAACCTGGGGGTTCCTCCAGACCTTATCTGGCTGTGGAGCACCTCAAAAGCGCTACATTGCATTGCTGTCTATGCTGTATGTTTGAGAGAAAACCTAATTAATCTTGACTGGAAAACTCGCCCAAACCGAGTGATTTTTGATGACATGCTTTCCCATGGATTCAGCTATATCGAAGTGTGGGAGAATCCACAGGCAGAGAATGAACAATGCCCCAAATGTGGGAAACCAGCCTAGTTTTGGCCACAGTAACTCTGTGGCCTCAATATTGTAGCGTGGGAATTCGATTTGGGCATGGGAATGCTGAACTACATCAATCTAGTAGCCCCCACATTTACAGATACTTGAAAAATACCCAACAGCTTACATATTTTTTCCGTTCTAACAGTGAGCGCTCACctgttttttccagagcagCATAACTGGTCTACACAGAACATACTGGGAAGCCAAGCGGGTGACTGTccatgctgtttatttttatgtaagtCTTTTATGTAGATGGGAGACTATACAAACAAAATGGAGATACTAGTAAAGTAATCTTAAAGTGTTCAACAGCAATCAGTAGGACAAGAGCTGTGCTTAGGTTCTACTGAAATCACCTAGTCTTGACAGATTTTCTTAAGGGTGGAGAAAATAGGAAGACTTTTGATGAAAAACGGCTGAAATTATTCCCTTTAAAAAGGGAACAATTGGTGCATGGAAGAAAGGGAACaatccattttttatttaaaagattttaaaactatATTGCAGTAACAATGGGAATCCAGCAGCCTTGAGAAGTTATTTCTGAGAATCACCTGCAACTATCCTATAATCTGGCTTTAAGTGgtatttaaatagcttttaataCAAGCATTATGTAAAAGTCTACCTCAAAATGAATTTGTCTCCAAATAACTCAGCTTCATGGCAAAAGGAGTAAGGGAAGGAGGGGTGGAGAGGGTGCACAAAGTGAAGATATGGTTTTCATTGGCTTTTCATACACAGGCAAGTATGAAGTCAGAAACAGGGACAGAATCCAGTCTTCATACTCTGCAGGCTGTACAGTCAGTTATTTAATCTTGCTCAGGTTTGTTAGGAAATGACTATTAGGAAATGGAAGGACTCCACCAGCTATGGGTTCTGCAGGAAGCTTTGGGGCCTCAGACAGGGTTGCGGTACTGACAGACAGGCAGCCTAAATCAAATTACTTCTCTTGGGCTGAAACAATACACCAGATGCAGATACATCCTCTGCCCCGCGCCAGACTTCCCTGTGCCTGTGTTACTggtgtggtgctggtggggctcAGAACCTGCCTGCCCCAGCGTTCTGAACAGTTGCTAGGGGTTGTTGCCTCCTCATCTACTGGTAGACTTTTCCTCCATAGGCCATCGTGGACCAGTAGCACATTTCCAAGAGGCTTACCTAGGACACACCTGTTCAGGGGTTTTGGCTCCGTAGAAAAAGCCCTTCCTCTGGACTCAATGGAACATACAGAGTCTTCACCAATGGCTGAAGATGAACCCAAGAGTGAGTATCCATCTCTTTTGgtcatttcttcctctgttcaCTTCCTTctcctcactgctgctgcagcattaCTCTTCCAGTGCTATATTTCAGTATCTCAAACTTTTTAAGTCCTTGTGCCACCAAACACGTTATCTTTTTCACAGAGCCCCCAGTGCCCCAAATTTTCTTAGTGTCAAGAGGCATTTCTGCTCTTGAGGTTGAGTATTTGGAACAGAATCATAGGCAGAtgacaaagaggaaaaggatgTTTCTTCAACAGAAGAGGATTGGATGAGATCCTATGCTGCTGGCTGTAGAAACTGCAGAATTGAAGGGTGATGTTGGAGAAAACTGGGACAGTGTTAGGGGAACTGTAATGGAAGTTCTGTTAAGTGTCTAAACTTTCTGTAgcacagaaaaaagagaaaatccacCTTTCTTGGAGACTATATAGACTCATATCAAGAACAGTAAAAAGACAAGAGTCTCGTCTAAAAGTGTGAATATTAGCATTCATCCTAAATATTTTGTAGGCTTTGGATTAGTCCCAGCTTTCATGGTTTTAAATCTCTCATGTCCAGCAAGATAACTTCATGCACTAAGAAGTAACAAAGTCAGGATTCTGCCTTCTAATTAAAGTAcgctttttttaattgttattatgAAAGTGTGTTCCACAGTGggtcttcctttgcttttcttgcatgaCCATgtaaattaagtatttaatcCAAATGAAATGTAGTATTCTactcaacaacaaaaaatcctgcatttttcattgggaaggaaaaaaatattcaaataattcctgcttccttctctgttttttggTTCTGCAGCCAAATTGATACGTCAAATGTTCATGTTCCTATACTTTCAATCTTAGTTCTTTTATAGACATTCTGTGCTGTCATCTAGAGGCTGATCTAACACTTTACTGAAGCCATTGGAAAGATGACCAAGTTTCCATATTTTAAAGAGGGGTAAAGTGGTGGGAGTTTTCATTAAGTGATTCCAGACTGCTGGAGATGGTCTCAGGCAGTTACGCTGGTGGTACTCTACTAGTCAGAAGTTACATTTAGAGATTACAtcttaaaacagagaaaaaaaagtaatttttaacagAACGCAGTTTGTTTTGTGACAGTCTTAACTTTTCCTGGCTTTTGATGAGAACAGGCTTGAGAGATGGAGAATTTATTACCCTATTATATTTCTTGGTGGAGACACCGGGATAATGTCATTTATATTGTATTACTTGTATTGTGTGTTTTAATGGATAGCAGATGCTCaagagtattttatttctgtaggtGCTAAATGTGGCAAGTACAGCCCCTTCCCTCATGTCAGCAGTAGGGTGTGGAACCAATCTGCtgaaaatttagaaattaatctcctttataaatatttatttgaaaaatcaatttttaataGGAATTCAATCTTTTCTTGAAGTCCTTAATAGCTGACAACTCCTCTGTTCTGTTATTCTGTACGCTGCTCTGTACCTTCCCTGAATATATTGCCATTAGCAATGAATGCTTAAGTAACAGCGgtactgctttttctcttgGTAAAATGTGTGACTTTTTAAGAAATAAGTTTCTAAGTAAAAACTACCTTCAGTATATTTATTTGTGGAAAGCTAGTTTATGGAGTACACTAACTTTTTATAAGTATTGCTATTGCAGCTTTTTGGCAGCAACTCAGCAGGCAGTGCCTATCTAGAGAAGCAATTAAGGATGAGAGTCTTAACTGCTTGGACAATTAAGAATGGGTACAGCATCTGCTCAAATGTCTCCTTAAACCTTTTATTGAAGAATGATGCCACACTTTAAACTAGTAAAATTTTCCTCTCACTTCTCAAAGGGCAGTTGCCAGCGCTGGAAGATGTCTCTCAGCACACACGGATTGCAACACTGAAGGCAAATATTAGAATGGGTGAACAAGGATTAGGTCTCATAATCATACAGAATGGGCCATATCTCCAGATAGCAAGCCTTGTTGAGAAAAGCTCTGCAGCTAACGATGGAAAGCTAAAACCAGGTAAAAAGAACCAACAGTGATATTCAAATTTAACAGcattgaaagtatttttgttctgcatttatgCTTTGAGCCTGTCTCTGATTTATTTATGCTTACACAGATCAAAAGAAACtcaatttaaaattacagagaaaagaaactaGCACAAACTGTATAAAGCTCAGTGCCAGCACTCCATTGTAATGAAATACCTGTGATCTCAAAATAGCTTATATGGGTGACTGTTTCGTAATCAGATCAAGATTTAAGTCTATATATTGTTCTCCAGCAAAAACAGATTTCCTATTCATCAGCAGGTTTGTCCAAAAATAGTTTGACTATTAGCTTTATATAACAACTGAACTTGAATAATATCATTCTTTCTTCAGTGCATTATTGTTCAAGTAATTTCACTCTACAAGTAACACAAAACTTCCCGAAGGCTTGAGATTAATTTGCcttattgtttgctttttatttctttattatacAGAATAGTTACAAAATGGCAATGGACTAATCTCTGTACTCTTAAACCTGAAATGTGCCATATCAGTACTAACGGACTATTACTAGTTATTAAGGTTTCTTGTGGAACATCAGGCACCTATATTAAGCTTGTAATTGAAAGCTCTGTAAATTTGACTGCTCCATATCGGTCCCTAGACCAATTACATTAGACTCATGAAATATAGTTTGGGGACGATAGCGTGCTATGTTATTACCAAGTATTAAATTGTCTCTAACGTAGAAATCTATGAAGCTAAGACTTGAGTGTAATGAAGTAATTTAGACATTTACTGGCTGTACAGTGAAAATGCATAtcttaaaattagaaaaattttCCCAGCACTACCTTTATAATTTGGGCAGTCCTTTCTTCTCACACCTTTCAGAAAGATTTAGAATTAAGAAAGATCTACTTgtttgataaaataaaaaccatcgAGTGGAGTTCTTAAcctctttttcagaaaaggctTTGCACTTTTGATCCAAGTAtaaaaagcagtggaaaaattCTGAGCATAAAATAGAAATGGGTTTGGATTTGAACtgagtacttttaaaaataattattcttttagGAGCTGATAGCTTTCACCTGTTCCCTAAAAAAGCCCCAATGGTATACAAAAGCAGATATATATGATACTGATTTGGTTGCTTACATCTATAAGGTAAAAAATATAGCCTATTAATCCCTGAAACTGAGTAGCTCTACTTGGACcaatttgaaaaaaaggaagctccaaaagcattttcaaaaggcTACAAAGAGTCACATTATTTATGGCATGTGATGTGTTTGATTTACTGGAGCAAATATTGAACAGTTTAAAGGGGGCTGAGGACTGCTAACAAACATTATCCGTTTGTAGCTGATCTTTGTTTTTTTGGAGCCAAAAGAAACAATTCGAGCATGCTTCATGGAGCACCTGGATCTAACTCACCAcattccacacacacacaaaaaactaACAGATGAGTTTGTTCAATTCACATTAGAGTGAACTTACAAAAACTTTCTGTTTAAGACCAAAGCTgtaaaattttgcagaaaagataGTATTTTATAGAAGCTCCATCTGTTAAAGATACCACAGGCAGTGTACTTATTTTGGCATTAATAACAATGTACAGAGCATGGGACTTGAGAAGAACATGATGCACGAATGCACTGCTTagaaatttttcttccagtgaatTAGGTTTTGTCTTTATGGACTTACTGCTTCAGTTAATTTAGATGAGTATTATCTGTACAATTTCAAACTGAAACCTCAAAAAACAATTTTGTTACTGCTTATAGCTTGAAAGACCTGGCTCTAATCTGCTGACTTTaacagggaggaggcagaaatTAACAGTAGTAGTGAGAGGCACCAATGTCTTAAAATCATAGTTAGATTCACCAAacttgtatgtatgtatgcatgccCCATTCTCCATGCTAGTAAGAAGATACAGGGCTGCTTAGTATGTGTGTTTCCTCTAAATACCTTCATAGTGCAAGAGGTTATCTCCACATAAATCTTCAGCGGCCACTGAAGGACATCAATCACAAAACTGATAGATGAGCTGAAAAGCTGGGTGGTTCAGACTAGATGTTGGAGCAGAGGAGCAAAATTATCTACATCTGCAGTTCAGAGATGGCTTTGACTCAGCTCAAGAGTGTTACCAGGACAGTACgggcagaaaaaacagaatcctgaaagaatatattaaaagcCCAGAATATCTTGCAGATATTTTACAGCTTAAATACATCTATGtctatacattttaaaacacataattTAGGTGATTTATCCTTCTGTTTGAGACTGAGAATTTACATAAAACTGTTggtaaaatgttttatgttgcttttttgGTATTTGCCGTCCTGGTTCTTGTTCCAGAACTACTTTGCATGCCAGTAGAACCAGTATCTTGTGATAAGCTAGAAGGGAGAGAAGGTGTGATGATGATGGAGTAGAAAGTGTAGTTAGTGgaaaaagtgaatgaaaaaatGTTAGTCAGTAGTTCaggtaaataattttaaagcctGTAAGTTTTTGCTACAGGCATTTTTAACCCAAAAGGGTTaagaacaaaacagagcagATGGAGAGAGGCTCCTTGCTCTGCCTAACACGGCAGCAGGCAGCTATACTGCTTGTTTAAATCCCCTATGCTATTCTGTTGCAGTTCAATACATAGCGTTCACTGATACTGCTCCTCTGTTCAACTGTTTCTGCCAGACTACTGATAGAGCTGTGGTCTGCTGCAGATTGATTCTGCTTGCCCTTTGCACTCTCCAAAAACTACAAGTTTTCATAGTAATTGCAACTCCCCCCAATCCCTCAAAGCCCATCTTGTTATACCCCATAGTATATGCAAGTACTGGGGCTTCTGTACTGTTCTTGGATGCGGTACTGCTTTTTGCAAAACTGCAGCTCAGTGCTTTCCACTAGCAGCGGGTAGTAAGAACATTATTTTCAGCCTTATCCCTtagaacaaagacaaaaaacatCACTAAGACTTTCTGCTGGAACTCCTCAGattctgcagcagctcttgtAGGCACCTCCTACTTCTCCCCTGGCCTCGCTTGACTCCGTCTTGCAATGTGCCCatgtgtttgttgttttcagagtggagggacaggcagcagctggagagtgTCAAACCTTGAAAATCAGGGGCCCAGACAAATACCAGGTGACATGGCTGTTACACAGATTCTCCAGCCTCCACCTGGGTAAACTTAGCCACTGTGGAGAAAGGGGTACGCTTGGCTCCATACCAACACATGAACAGCAAGGTGACATACAAGGGTAGGTAGCAGATAGAAAATAGACAGGGTGTTCCAGCTGTGAAAAGGTACAGGGGAGCAGTGGAAAGATGCCAACAGAACCGTTAGGAGTGCAGCGATGTAACCTCAGCTCAACCTTGCTGGAGGCTGTCTGGTCCCAAGCAGCAGTCCTGACCAGAGCATTCACCACGGTACCTTTATCTTGCCTAAAAACCTCACAGAAGTGGAAGGTAGCACTGAATAGGCAATCTGAAGTTTAGCATGTTCACTCAGAAAAATCCCAAAGTAAACCAGCGAACCACAGCTTTCCTTAGTGTTGTGAAAAGCTACAGAGCTAAACCCCCCCTTcagtaaaatagaaaacaacaaaaatttaCATCCAGTTGAAGAGCTGCtaaacacaaaaatgtgaaagtgCAGTGGTTAAGACTAAGTATTTTGtaatacaaacattaaaaaaaattgaaaaagttTCTTAAATGGATTGCTGTCTATTTTCTCCCTTGGCAGGTGATGTTCTAACAAAAATCGGACATGCTAACATTTTAGGATGGACCTTGCAAGAGCTTGGGCAGCTCCTGCACAACGTTCCTATAGGAACTACTCTACAGATCAGAGTTTACAGAGATTTTATTGAAATACCTCAACACTGGCAAAGTGCAGTTGAATTAATTCCTGAAGTAAAGCTTCCTGTGATGACAGCTGAGTAAGTATTAAGTATTGTACGTAACTAGAATTTCACACCTTGCTTAGTATTCTAGCAAGAAACAAGTAGTAGTGTAATAGCATTTATATTTTAGGATGAAAGGCTAGtctaaagattttctttcatttatttttctgaaatagaaagctgtgatttgaaacaaacaaataccAACAGAAAAGTTACCTTTCTCATGAAGACAGGGTCAGAAGAAACACTAATTTTAGACATGCCCCTTCCTACCTCCACAGTGAGCATAAAAAGTCTGGCTGGTAATAATGCCAGTGAAGTCAAGGAGGCCATATTGGTTTGTAACAGCCAAAGATCTAGAGAATTACAAGCAGCTGACGATACCAAGATGGAAGTATTGCCACAGCCATGTAAAAAGCTTATCTGTTTCTTAATTAGTCTAACTACTGACAATGGTTAATGGTTAtgactttgaaaatgaaaccttaggaaaaataaactcttcTTCTAAGAGCTACTACATAAGCTTTTTAAAGTATGCTGCTCTCAATCCTAAAGGTGGCTCATATAGCAAGTGTAATTAATCTAGGTGGGATACAAGGCAGTTAGAAGTTTTCCTGAGGCACAAagttttaatagaaaagaaacCTCAGAGGTAGGGGAAGGAACAGAAGTATTAAAAGGAGATAATTAGGCTAGAACAGTAGAAAGGAAGCTCGCACAGCAAGGGGCTTTCCAAGAGATTAAACGTCTAAGcttatgtttaaataaataaaattatttgctattctgaaggagctggaaaaggatagcttgcttttctgttgaaCAAATCAGAACTTAACTATTACTTTAGAGTCCAAAGGAAATAGCGTACAAAGGACTATGGACAATAGTATTAATTTGATATTCAAGAAGCTTCAGAACTGACAGACTTCAGaacaagtatttgaaaaaacTTAAAACTCCACAATTTGTTAACTAAATGGCTATAGGAATTATTGCATGTTAAAGTAATACCATGCTGTGTATTTTCAGCACAAGTGAAGATGCTGAGGATGAAGATGACACCGGGTCCAGTAGCGATGATGACGATGTAGACTTGGAAACTTTTCAGTATACATCTTCCCAGTCATACTGTTCTGAGTTCACTTGTAAGTTACCACCACCATCCAAAATTTGGCAGATATCTGATACCAGCCAGACACTTAGAGTAGGCACAGGCAATGTTTGTGATGTTGTACTTCATGATGATGTTGAGGCATTGTGCAATCCTGAGTTCGATACTGGTGGTGTTAGACCTCCTTCATACGGGGCTAAGGAAAACAATGAGACCagttcctcttcctcctgctcttctGTATCAGATACAGCTTATCTGgaagaatttgcttttgtttcagaataGCTCAAAACTTGACTTCAAAACCTAGATTTTTGAAGTCATATTGTATTTAATACATGCCATGACTTCCAAAAAATCTAAATGTTCTAAGGTATCTGAAATTACATGTTAGCTCTATTAAAGCTGTTTTAGCAatgccctccctcccctcaaAGTGGTCTTTATCAATGCTACTTGTGGAGAAGACATTCACAAACACTACCTCCGCTACTCCCAGATAAATAGCATCTGCAAGCTTGAAGATCTAACACATTCACCTTTGTCTGAAGGTAAGTTTCTTCATTTACTTGATGTAAGGATGGTGGAGACAGTTTATCAATAACTTTTCTGGAACATACAGTAATATGTGGACAACTAGTGGCAATTACAGTATTTGTCTGCACCTGTATCTATTTTTTGTATCAACTAGAAGTCATCTTATTTTCTCACTGTAGTTTTACCTTCAGTGTACAGAGCCAGACTTATCAGCATCTTGGGTACcattttaagtggaaaaaaactcAACACACATTGTATGAGCTCAGCACTTTATTTGATGAGTGCAAGCCCACAAATATTCCAGATTaattttctcaaagaaattaaCTCATAAATAACAAGTTAGTAGTAATTTATTTAGAACGTAGGTGACTTGAGCTCAGGTCCATCTTGAATCCACATCCCAGTTTGGTTTTTACAGCTCATCAAGAAAAGGAGTATTCCCCAAATCCCCGCTAGCTGCCATTGATTTCTTCCCATTGACAAACTTCTTTGCAGcctgaaaataaatcataaagaTGGATATCAAGAAATATGATACAACAGTTCATCTTGCTGCCTGTAGCCTCAACTTCAAGTTATTAAACAACAAATCCCAACACTACTATAGTACAGCAACAAGTACacaattttccttttgctgtctaAACTTACTTGGTTCTAATTTGGCTTCTTATTGCTTTATAATCTAAACAAGAGTGGCAGAAAGACAGTGACAGTTGGATATAAAAGGCTTAAGGTCTTTGAAAACAGTCATTCCGAGAATAATTACGTAAGATCTCTCTTTACTACTAAAGCTATTGCTAACTGCTACCGCAACATAAATTAATGCTGACTGAAAAACCAAGTTTTCTATCTtagaatttctctttctgatgGATTTCTGTATGAAGTTTGCTTCAAGTACAAGCAGCAAGATAATCTCAAATAGATAGATAAATTCAATTTATCATTGAATGCCCAATTGTT
Coding sequences:
- the PDZD9 gene encoding PDZ domain-containing protein 9 isoform X2 yields the protein MGSAGSFGASDRVAVLTDRQPKSNYFSWAETIHQMQIHPLPRARLPCACVTGVVLVGLRTCLPQRSEQLLGVVASSSTGRLFLHRPSWTSSTFPRGLPRTHLFRGFGSVEKALPLDSMEHTESSPMAEDEPKSDVLTKIGHANILGWTLQELGQLLHNVPIGTTLQIRVYRDFIEIPQHWQSAVELIPEVKLPVMTADTSEDAEDEDDTGSSSDDDDVDLETFQYTSSQSYCSEFTCKLPPPSKIWQISDTSQTLRVGTGNVCDVVLHDDVEALCNPEFDTGGVRPPSYGAKENNETSSSSSCSSVSDTAYLEEFAFVSE
- the PDZD9 gene encoding PDZ domain-containing protein 9 isoform X3, which encodes MLFIFMPSWTSSTFPRGLPRTHLFRGFGSVEKALPLDSMEHTESSPMAEDEPKRQLPALEDVSQHTRIATLKANIRMGEQGLGLIIIQNGPYLQIASLVEKSSAANDGKLKPGDVLTKIGHANILGWTLQELGQLLHNVPIGTTLQIRVYRDFIEIPQHWQSAVELIPEVKLPVMTADTSEDAEDEDDTGSSSDDDDVDLETFQYTSSQSYCSEFTCKLPPPSKIWQISDTSQTLRVGTGNVCDVVLHDDVEALCNPEFDTGGVRPPSYGAKENNETSSSSSCSSVSDTAYLEEFAFVSE
- the PDZD9 gene encoding PDZ domain-containing protein 9 isoform X1, which translates into the protein MGSAGSFGASDRVAVLTDRQPKSNYFSWAETIHQMQIHPLPRARLPCACVTGVVLVGLRTCLPQRSEQLLGVVASSSTGRLFLHRPSWTSSTFPRGLPRTHLFRGFGSVEKALPLDSMEHTESSPMAEDEPKRQLPALEDVSQHTRIATLKANIRMGEQGLGLIIIQNGPYLQIASLVEKSSAANDGKLKPGDVLTKIGHANILGWTLQELGQLLHNVPIGTTLQIRVYRDFIEIPQHWQSAVELIPEVKLPVMTADTSEDAEDEDDTGSSSDDDDVDLETFQYTSSQSYCSEFTCKLPPPSKIWQISDTSQTLRVGTGNVCDVVLHDDVEALCNPEFDTGGVRPPSYGAKENNETSSSSSCSSVSDTAYLEEFAFVSE